A DNA window from Eikenella exigua contains the following coding sequences:
- the gyrA gene encoding DNA gyrase subunit A: protein MSSTHDHRFAKETIPVSLEEEMRKSYLDYAMSVIVGRALPDVRDGLKPVHRRVLYAMHELKNNWNSSYKKSARIVGDVIGKYHPHGDSAVYDTIVRMAQPFSMRYMLVDGQGNFGSVDGDGAAAMRYTEIRMAKIAHEMLADIEEDTVNFGPNYDGSEQEPLVMPTRFPALLTNGSAGIAVGMATNIPPHNLGDTVDACLQLLADPDTSIDALIDTIKAPDFPTGATIYGLAGVREGYRTGRGRVVMRGKTHIEPVGKHGEREAIIIDEIPYQVNKAKLVEKIGELVREKTLEGISDLRDESDKSGMRVVIELKRNENAEVVLNQLYKLTQLQDSFGINMVALVDGQPRLLNLKQILAEFLRHRREVVTRRTLFRLKKARHEGHIAEGKAVALSNIDPMIQLIKESADAAEAKAKLLARPWQSGLVGDMLSRTDLDLNMARPEGLPENLGLREDGYYLSDLQADAILRMSLRNLTGLDQDTILADYKTIMAQIIDFLDILAKPERITQIINDELIEIKTNFGEPRRSEINPFGGDIADEDLIPPREMVVTLTHSGYIKTQPTTDYQAQRRGGRGKQAAATKDEDFIETLFVANTHDYLMCFTNHGRCHWIKVYKLPEGGRNSRGRPINNVIQLDENEKVSAILPVRDFPEDEYVFFATAMGVVKKVQLSAFKNVSKVGIKAIALKEGDSLVGVARTSGRNDIMLFSNLGKAIRFNEYWERSSDDEETGDDNDTEISGSQEDDSTESAPISGKHGVRPSGRGSGGLRGMRLPENGRIVSLITFAPECEQSELQVLTATANGYGKRTPIASYNRKNKGGQGNIAINTGERNGDLVAATLVSESDDLMLITSGGVLIRTKVEQIRETGRAAAGVKLINLDEGETLVSLERVAEEEDDEAQVAEAQTAAENPSQEQGEA, encoded by the coding sequence ATGAGCAGCACCCACGACCACCGGTTTGCCAAAGAAACCATCCCTGTCAGCCTCGAAGAGGAAATGCGCAAAAGCTATCTCGATTACGCCATGTCGGTAATCGTCGGCCGCGCGCTGCCCGATGTGCGCGACGGCCTAAAACCCGTGCACCGCCGCGTGCTCTACGCCATGCACGAGTTGAAAAACAATTGGAACTCGTCTTATAAAAAATCCGCCCGTATCGTGGGCGATGTTATCGGTAAATACCACCCGCACGGCGACAGCGCAGTGTACGACACCATCGTGCGCATGGCGCAGCCATTCTCCATGCGCTATATGCTGGTAGACGGCCAGGGCAACTTCGGCTCGGTGGACGGCGACGGCGCGGCAGCCATGCGTTACACCGAAATCCGCATGGCGAAAATCGCCCACGAAATGCTGGCCGACATTGAAGAAGACACCGTAAACTTCGGCCCGAACTACGACGGCAGCGAACAAGAGCCGCTGGTGATGCCCACCCGCTTCCCCGCCCTGCTGACCAATGGCTCGGCCGGTATTGCCGTGGGCATGGCCACCAACATCCCGCCGCACAATTTGGGCGACACGGTAGATGCCTGCCTGCAACTCTTGGCCGATCCAGATACATCTATCGACGCGCTCATCGACACCATCAAAGCCCCCGACTTCCCCACCGGCGCCACCATTTACGGCCTCGCCGGCGTGCGCGAAGGCTACCGCACCGGCCGCGGCCGCGTGGTGATGCGCGGCAAGACCCATATCGAGCCCGTCGGCAAACACGGCGAGCGCGAAGCCATCATCATCGATGAAATCCCCTATCAGGTAAACAAAGCCAAACTGGTGGAAAAAATCGGCGAGCTGGTGCGCGAGAAAACGCTGGAAGGCATTTCCGATTTGCGCGACGAATCCGACAAATCCGGTATGCGCGTGGTAATCGAGCTGAAGCGCAACGAAAACGCCGAAGTCGTGCTCAACCAGCTCTACAAACTCACCCAGCTGCAAGACAGCTTCGGTATCAACATGGTGGCCCTGGTCGACGGCCAGCCGCGCCTGTTGAATTTGAAGCAGATTCTGGCCGAATTCCTGCGCCACCGCCGCGAAGTGGTTACCCGCCGCACCCTGTTCCGCCTGAAAAAAGCGCGGCACGAAGGCCACATCGCCGAAGGCAAAGCCGTAGCGCTTTCCAATATCGACCCGATGATTCAGCTCATCAAAGAATCCGCCGATGCTGCCGAAGCCAAAGCCAAGCTGTTAGCGCGGCCGTGGCAGTCCGGCCTGGTGGGCGACATGCTCAGCCGCACCGATTTGGATTTGAACATGGCGCGCCCAGAAGGGCTACCTGAAAACCTCGGCCTGCGCGAAGACGGCTATTATTTGAGCGACTTGCAAGCCGACGCCATCTTGCGCATGAGCCTGCGCAACCTCACCGGCCTCGACCAAGACACCATCCTCGCCGACTACAAAACCATCATGGCGCAGATTATCGATTTCCTGGATATTTTGGCCAAGCCCGAGCGCATCACCCAAATCATCAACGACGAGCTCATCGAAATCAAAACCAACTTCGGCGAGCCGCGCCGCAGCGAAATCAATCCGTTCGGCGGCGACATCGCCGACGAAGACCTGATTCCGCCGCGCGAAATGGTGGTTACCCTCACCCACAGCGGCTACATCAAAACCCAGCCCACCACCGACTACCAAGCCCAGCGGCGCGGCGGTCGTGGCAAGCAGGCCGCCGCCACCAAAGACGAAGATTTCATCGAAACCCTGTTTGTGGCCAACACCCACGACTACCTGATGTGCTTCACCAACCACGGCCGCTGCCACTGGATTAAGGTGTACAAACTGCCCGAAGGCGGGCGCAACTCGCGCGGCCGCCCGATCAACAACGTTATCCAGCTGGACGAAAACGAAAAAGTCTCCGCCATCCTGCCCGTGCGTGACTTCCCCGAAGACGAATACGTTTTCTTCGCCACCGCCATGGGCGTAGTGAAAAAAGTGCAACTTTCCGCGTTTAAAAACGTGAGCAAAGTCGGCATCAAAGCCATCGCCCTCAAAGAAGGCGACAGCTTGGTGGGCGTGGCACGCACCTCCGGCCGCAACGACATCATGCTCTTCTCCAACCTCGGCAAAGCCATCCGCTTCAACGAATATTGGGAGCGCAGCAGCGACGACGAAGAAACGGGCGACGACAACGACACCGAAATTTCAGGTAGCCAGGAAGACGACAGCACCGAAAGCGCCCCCATCAGCGGCAAACACGGCGTACGCCCCAGCGGCCGCGGCAGCGGCGGCCTGCGCGGCATGAGATTGCCCGAAAACGGCCGCATCGTCAGCCTCATCACCTTCGCCCCCGAGTGCGAGCAGAGCGAACTGCAAGTGCTCACCGCCACCGCCAACGGCTACGGCAAACGCACCCCGATTGCCAGCTACAACCGCAAAAACAAAGGCGGCCAAGGCAACATCGCCATCAACACCGGTGAGCGCAACGGCGACTTGGTGGCTGCCACCCTGGTGAGCGAAAGCGACGACCTGATGCTGATCACCAGCGGCGGCGTACTCATCCGCACCAAGGTGGAACAAATCCGCGAAACCGGCCGCGCCGCCGCCGGCGTGAAGCTGATTAACCTGGACGAAGGCGAAACCCTCGTCAGCCTCGAGCGCGTAGCCGAAGAAGAGGACGACGAAGCACAAGTCGCTGAAGCTCAAACTGCAGCTGAAAACCCGAGCCAAGAACAAGGCGAGGCTTAA
- a CDS encoding endonuclease/exonuclease/phosphatase family protein yields MSAFLRPRLHILALLALAAMLIGQLGSLFWPAELFSHFLPHYAAIFILAAFWPRPKWRALWLVCSAASLLWLAQPFALPDAPSGGTRLVWYNVHLDNPDAEAESAALLAEQADFIALGEINLDNPGWQSLRQAYPHGCQHREHSPFALALWGKQPLAACEVRMIGDYPYIRAQTVDGTTLYALHPPPPISSELAGERQHYLAETARALAAEPRALAVGDFNSSPFSPLFRRFLQESGSRPATRYFTPTWKPFFLNIDHALAKGLNVSAHPLPWQHSDHRPLLVEYAHQ; encoded by the coding sequence ATGTCCGCCTTTCTCCGCCCCCGCCTGCACATCCTCGCTCTGCTCGCCCTGGCTGCAATGCTGATCGGCCAGCTTGGCAGTCTGTTTTGGCCGGCCGAACTGTTCAGCCATTTTCTGCCCCACTACGCCGCTATTTTCATCTTGGCCGCGTTCTGGCCGCGCCCGAAGTGGCGGGCGCTGTGGCTCGTGTGTTCTGCCGCATCTCTGCTATGGCTGGCTCAGCCCTTCGCCCTGCCCGATGCCCCATCCGGCGGCACGCGGCTGGTTTGGTACAACGTCCACCTCGACAACCCCGACGCCGAAGCGGAAAGCGCCGCCCTCTTGGCTGAGCAGGCCGACTTCATCGCGCTGGGCGAAATCAATCTCGACAACCCCGGCTGGCAAAGCCTGCGCCAAGCCTATCCGCACGGCTGCCAACACCGCGAACACAGCCCCTTCGCCCTCGCCCTGTGGGGCAAACAGCCGCTGGCCGCCTGCGAAGTGCGCATGATTGGCGACTACCCCTATATCCGCGCCCAAACTGTCGACGGCACCACCCTCTACGCCCTGCACCCGCCGCCACCCATCAGCAGCGAACTGGCCGGGGAGCGGCAGCACTACTTAGCCGAAACCGCCCGCGCCCTTGCCGCCGAACCGCGCGCGCTGGCTGTGGGCGACTTCAACAGCAGCCCGTTTTCCCCGCTGTTCCGCCGCTTCCTGCAAGAAAGCGGCAGCCGCCCCGCCACCCGCTATTTCACGCCCACTTGGAAACCGTTTTTCCTCAATATCGACCACGCCTTAGCCAAAGGCCTAAACGTTTCCGCCCACCCCTTGCCCTGGCAGCACTCCGACCACCGGCCGCTCTTGGTGGAATACGCCCATCAATAA
- the rplS gene encoding 50S ribosomal protein L19: MNLIQQLEQEEIARLNKTIPEFAPGDTVSVSVRVTEGNRTRLQAYEGVVISRRNRGLNSNFIVRKISSGEGVERTFQLYSPNVEKIEVKRRGHVRRAKLYYLRGLTGKAARIKEKLSGRKLED; the protein is encoded by the coding sequence ATGAACTTGATTCAACAGCTCGAACAGGAAGAAATCGCCCGTTTGAACAAAACCATCCCCGAATTCGCTCCCGGTGACACCGTATCCGTTTCCGTGCGCGTAACCGAGGGCAACCGTACCCGTCTGCAAGCCTACGAAGGCGTGGTAATTTCCCGCCGCAACCGTGGCCTGAACAGCAACTTCATCGTGCGCAAAATCTCCAGCGGCGAAGGCGTAGAACGTACTTTCCAGCTGTATTCTCCCAACGTGGAAAAAATCGAAGTGAAACGCCGCGGTCATGTTCGCCGTGCCAAACTGTACTACCTGCGTGGCCTCACTGGTAAAGCCGCCCGCATTAAAGAAAAATTGTCCGGCCGCAAACTGGAAGATTAA
- the trmD gene encoding tRNA (guanosine(37)-N1)-methyltransferase TrmD: protein MYIQAITLFGEMFRSITDYGVTGRALQRGLWHFNSINPRQFADNKLGYIDDRPFGGGPGMIMMAEPLQLAIDAAKAQYNGKVVYLSPQGSPFTHQKAAELAKLDSLILVCGRYEGIDERLLSSAIDEEISIGDFVVSGGELPAMMLVDAVLRLIPGVLGDADSAGQDSFANGLLDCPHYTRPIEFQGMTVPAVLRSGNHALIAEWRLEQALRRTLQRRPDLLTGRALTPEESRLLQKIQQEERDIPS from the coding sequence ATGTATATCCAAGCCATTACCCTGTTTGGCGAGATGTTCCGCAGCATCACCGATTACGGCGTAACCGGCCGCGCCCTGCAACGCGGCTTATGGCATTTCAACAGCATCAACCCACGCCAGTTTGCCGATAATAAATTGGGCTACATCGACGACAGGCCTTTTGGCGGCGGCCCTGGCATGATTATGATGGCTGAACCACTGCAATTGGCAATCGATGCCGCCAAAGCGCAGTACAATGGCAAAGTTGTTTACCTCAGCCCGCAAGGTAGCCCGTTCACGCACCAAAAAGCAGCCGAACTGGCTAAACTAGACAGTTTGATTTTGGTTTGTGGCCGCTACGAAGGCATCGACGAGCGTCTGCTGAGCAGTGCCATCGATGAAGAAATCAGCATTGGCGACTTTGTAGTATCTGGCGGCGAATTGCCAGCCATGATGCTGGTGGATGCAGTGTTGAGGCTGATTCCCGGCGTGCTGGGCGATGCCGACTCGGCCGGGCAGGATTCTTTTGCCAACGGCCTCTTAGACTGCCCACACTACACCCGCCCGATAGAATTTCAGGGCATGACCGTGCCCGCTGTATTGCGCAGCGGCAACCACGCCCTGATTGCGGAATGGCGCTTAGAACAAGCGTTGCGCCGCACCCTGCAGCGCCGACCAGACCTTTTGACCGGCCGCGCATTAACCCCAGAGGAATCTAGGCTCCTGCAGAAAATTCAGCAGGAGGAACGAGATATCCCATCATAA
- the rimM gene encoding ribosome maturation factor RimM (Essential for efficient processing of 16S rRNA) gives MSRSQDNWVAMGYVKGAFGIKGWVKVAADTEYADSLLDYPVWQLSKDGVSRSYTLENGQVAGDELQVKFAKISDRDAAQLLRGYTIEIKRSDFEPAQEGEYYWADLVGLTVQNRQNELIGTVNSLVETGAHDILVVDGEHGRKLIPFVDHYIDNVDLEQGSIIADWGLDY, from the coding sequence ATGAGCCGCAGCCAAGACAACTGGGTAGCCATGGGCTATGTGAAAGGCGCTTTCGGCATCAAAGGCTGGGTAAAAGTAGCCGCCGATACCGAATATGCCGACAGCCTACTGGACTACCCTGTATGGCAGCTGAGCAAAGACGGTGTTTCCCGCAGTTATACGTTGGAAAACGGCCAGGTGGCCGGCGATGAATTGCAAGTAAAATTCGCCAAAATAAGCGACCGCGATGCCGCACAGCTATTGCGCGGCTACACCATCGAAATCAAACGCAGCGATTTTGAGCCCGCTCAAGAAGGCGAATACTACTGGGCAGACTTGGTCGGCTTGACGGTGCAAAACCGGCAAAACGAACTCATCGGCACAGTAAACAGCCTGGTGGAAACCGGTGCACACGATATTTTGGTGGTAGATGGTGAGCATGGCCGCAAACTGATTCCGTTTGTCGATCACTACATCGACAATGTGGATTTGGAACAAGGCAGCATCATTGCTGATTGGGGCTTGGATTACTGA
- the rpsP gene encoding 30S ribosomal protein S16 encodes MVVIRFSRGGSKHSPFFNIVVADSRNRRDGRFIERVGFYNPVANEKQERVRLNTERLNYWVSQGAQVSDAVARLVKEQQKAA; translated from the coding sequence ATGGTAGTTATCCGTTTTTCGCGCGGCGGCTCCAAGCATTCTCCGTTTTTCAACATCGTGGTAGCCGATTCACGCAACCGTCGTGACGGCCGCTTCATCGAGCGCGTTGGTTTCTACAACCCCGTAGCCAACGAAAAACAAGAACGCGTACGCCTGAACACCGAACGCCTGAACTACTGGGTGAGCCAAGGCGCGCAAGTGAGCGACGCCGTTGCCCGCTTGGTAAAAGAGCAGCAGAAAGCCGCTTAA
- the hslU gene encoding ATP-dependent protease ATPase subunit HslU gives MSTSVMTPQEIVHELDKHIIGQQQAKKAVAVALRNRYRRSQVAEPLQSEIVPKNILMIGPTGVGKTEIARRLARLANAPFIKIEATKFTEVGYVGRDVDSIVRDLMEIALKNLREQAVRKNRARAQDAAENRVLDALLPPPPQTGFEGEPAEPQPESHTRKKFREMLRQGELDDKEINIELSQASPTSMQVMGPPGMEEFSSQLQDMFANLSKGRTKPHKIKVAAAMKLLLDEEAAKLINEEELREQAVHAVEQHGIVFLDEIDKIAADSNRHGGDVSRQGVQRDLLPLVEGTTVQTKYGMIKTDHILFIASGAFHLSKPSDLIPELQGRFPIRVELSSLTVEDFQAILTSTDASLTKQYQALLATDGVELDFAPDGITRLAEIAFQVNEKTENIGARRLHTVLEKLLEDVSFHAPQGTTQITAAYVDERLAEVAEQEDLARYVL, from the coding sequence ATGAGCACTTCCGTGATGACTCCGCAAGAAATCGTCCATGAGCTGGACAAACACATCATCGGCCAACAGCAGGCCAAAAAGGCCGTGGCTGTGGCCTTACGCAACCGCTACCGCAGAAGCCAGGTGGCCGAGCCGCTGCAAAGCGAAATCGTGCCGAAAAATATCCTGATGATCGGCCCCACCGGCGTGGGCAAAACCGAAATTGCCCGCCGTTTGGCGCGGCTGGCCAATGCGCCGTTTATCAAAATCGAGGCCACCAAGTTTACCGAAGTGGGCTATGTGGGACGTGATGTGGACAGCATCGTGCGCGATTTAATGGAAATCGCCCTGAAGAATTTGCGCGAACAGGCTGTGCGTAAAAACCGCGCCCGCGCCCAAGATGCTGCCGAAAACCGCGTGCTCGATGCGCTTTTGCCGCCCCCGCCGCAAACCGGCTTCGAAGGCGAACCGGCCGAACCGCAGCCTGAAAGCCACACACGCAAAAAATTCCGCGAAATGCTGCGCCAGGGCGAATTGGACGATAAAGAAATCAATATCGAACTGAGCCAAGCCTCGCCTACCTCCATGCAAGTGATGGGCCCGCCCGGGATGGAAGAATTCAGCAGCCAGCTGCAAGACATGTTTGCCAACCTCAGCAAAGGCCGCACAAAGCCGCACAAAATTAAAGTGGCTGCCGCCATGAAACTCTTGCTGGACGAAGAAGCCGCCAAGCTGATTAACGAAGAAGAACTGCGTGAACAGGCTGTACACGCCGTGGAGCAACACGGTATCGTGTTCCTCGACGAAATCGATAAAATCGCGGCCGACAGCAACCGGCACGGCGGCGACGTATCGCGCCAAGGCGTACAGCGCGACCTTTTGCCGTTGGTGGAAGGCACCACCGTGCAAACCAAATACGGCATGATTAAAACCGACCACATCCTTTTTATTGCTTCCGGCGCCTTCCATTTAAGCAAACCCAGCGACCTGATTCCCGAGCTGCAAGGCCGTTTCCCCATCCGCGTGGAATTGAGCAGCCTCACCGTGGAAGACTTCCAAGCCATCCTCACCAGCACCGACGCCAGTCTCACCAAGCAATATCAAGCCCTGCTGGCCACCGACGGCGTAGAGCTCGATTTCGCTCCCGACGGCATCACCCGCCTGGCTGAAATCGCCTTCCAAGTGAACGAGAAAACCGAAAACATCGGTGCCCGCCGCCTGCACACCGTGCTGGAAAAACTGCTGGAAGACGTATCCTTCCACGCCCCGCAAGGCACCACGCAGATTACCGCCGCCTATGTAGACGAGCGGCTGGCCGAAGTGGCCGAACAGGAAGATTTGGCGCGGTACGTGCTGTAA
- a CDS encoding M48 family metalloprotease, with protein sequence MRFFHRQQQSRCRTVRLVVFYVLALIVTVAITSAGLGSLPFLFGAKVRHSLWWYYLPPALFVCALTIGLSLHRLRELRRGGEAIAKRLGGEALQLADATFAERRLLNVVAETALSAGLPTPPVYLLRRDGSINAFAAGMSPRSAVIGVTQGAINLLTRDELQAIVAHEFSHIRNGDMRLNCYLAAWLHGLQGIASSGRYFLYGRDNEHYLEYRRRKNVDNHPFDNGVEIIMQTLPLQALGLLLIVLGSVGSLFALWLQAAVCREREFLADAAAVQFTRQTAPLIEALRKSARTASCRLASPEAPEYAHLMFSRIRPGDLAATHPPLIERIRRLDAAAARRLAEELAYADSLALPSPIHLSFAAPQPMSVEAEEAEHLYRQRQALMQARIHRHRPSAPYLLLQADWQAAAYDGEYASAALLCLFQVPALPAGCWHQAEHNGGVSPFVWQQLARLQQHPLLPSTELLEHLLPALVMQEDHVLQALLDQIRNRFRQHGTNLEQAYLWLLLKAYLAPAPQPGRLTQHPAAEALTRAAELSPKQLQTAVKGALLLTEPAKITLLRPLAAILPVSHPLLWRYLCIRLDIGAWHFGMAGSKG encoded by the coding sequence ATGCGTTTCTTCCACCGCCAGCAGCAATCGCGCTGCCGTACCGTGCGGCTGGTGGTGTTCTATGTGCTGGCTCTGATCGTCACAGTCGCCATCACTTCCGCCGGGCTCGGCAGCCTGCCGTTTTTGTTCGGTGCCAAAGTACGGCACAGCCTGTGGTGGTACTACCTGCCACCTGCCCTGTTTGTATGCGCGCTCACCATCGGTCTTAGCCTGCACCGCCTGCGCGAGCTGCGGCGTGGCGGCGAAGCGATAGCCAAGCGGCTGGGTGGCGAGGCCTTGCAGCTGGCCGATGCCACCTTTGCCGAGCGGCGGCTGCTCAACGTGGTGGCGGAAACCGCGCTTTCCGCCGGCCTGCCCACCCCGCCGGTGTACCTGCTGCGCCGCGACGGCAGCATCAACGCCTTTGCCGCCGGCATGAGCCCGCGCAGCGCCGTGATCGGCGTTACCCAAGGCGCCATCAACCTGCTCACGCGCGACGAGCTGCAAGCCATCGTTGCCCACGAATTCAGCCACATCCGCAATGGCGACATGCGCCTCAACTGTTATCTGGCCGCCTGGCTGCACGGCCTGCAGGGCATCGCCAGCAGCGGGCGCTATTTCCTCTACGGCCGCGATAACGAACATTATCTGGAATACCGCCGCCGCAAAAATGTAGACAATCATCCTTTCGACAACGGCGTGGAAATCATCATGCAGACCCTGCCGCTGCAAGCCCTCGGCCTGCTGCTGATCGTGCTGGGCTCGGTCGGCAGCCTGTTTGCCCTCTGGCTGCAGGCTGCCGTGTGCCGCGAGCGCGAATTTCTGGCCGACGCTGCCGCCGTGCAGTTCACCCGCCAAACCGCTCCGCTCATCGAAGCGCTGCGCAAAAGTGCCCGTACCGCCTCCTGCCGCCTCGCCTCCCCCGAAGCCCCAGAATATGCCCACCTGATGTTCAGCCGCATCCGCCCCGGCGACCTCGCCGCCACCCACCCGCCGCTTATCGAACGCATCCGCAGGCTCGATGCCGCCGCTGCCCGCCGCCTGGCCGAAGAGTTGGCCTATGCCGACAGCCTCGCCCTGCCTTCCCCCATTCACCTCAGCTTCGCTGCCCCGCAGCCGATGAGTGTCGAAGCCGAAGAAGCCGAACACCTCTACCGCCAGCGGCAGGCCCTGATGCAGGCGCGCATCCACCGCCACCGCCCGTCCGCCCCGTATCTGCTCCTACAAGCCGACTGGCAGGCTGCCGCCTACGATGGCGAATATGCCTCTGCCGCCCTGCTCTGCCTGTTCCAAGTGCCCGCCCTGCCCGCCGGCTGCTGGCACCAGGCCGAACACAACGGCGGCGTCAGCCCCTTCGTTTGGCAACAGCTCGCCCGCTTGCAGCAGCATCCCCTGCTGCCCAGCACCGAGCTGCTCGAACACCTCCTGCCCGCCCTCGTGATGCAGGAAGACCATGTCCTGCAAGCCCTGCTCGACCAAATCCGCAACCGCTTCCGCCAACACGGCACCAACCTCGAGCAAGCCTACCTCTGGCTGCTGCTCAAAGCCTATCTCGCCCCTGCCCCGCAGCCCGGCCGCCTCACGCAGCATCCCGCTGCCGAAGCCCTAACCCGCGCTGCCGAGCTCTCACCCAAACAGCTGCAAACTGCCGTGAAAGGCGCACTACTGCTCACCGAGCCTGCCAAAATCACCCTGCTACGCCCCCTCGCCGCCATCCTCCCCGTCAGCCACCCCTTGCTCTGGCGCTACCTCTGCATACGTCTCGACATCGGCGCCTGGCACTTCGGTATGGCAGGCAGTAAAGGTTAG
- a CDS encoding HIT family protein — protein MPASCPLCRAENETVLWQNSRLRVIAVNDTPAAPAFCRVIWRDHVAEMTDLPAAERQEMMAAVWRTEAAMRRVLRPAKINLASFGNQVPHLHWHVIARFENDAFFPDSIWTVPRREAVPTLPANWQRQVADLLAAEAQAGDIDGLV, from the coding sequence ATGCCTGCCTCCTGCCCGCTGTGCCGTGCTGAAAATGAAACCGTGCTGTGGCAAAACAGCCGATTGCGCGTGATTGCCGTAAACGACACGCCCGCCGCACCCGCGTTTTGCCGTGTGATTTGGCGCGACCATGTGGCCGAGATGACGGATTTGCCCGCAGCAGAGCGGCAGGAAATGATGGCGGCAGTATGGCGCACCGAAGCGGCGATGCGCCGGGTGTTGCGCCCGGCCAAAATCAATCTGGCCAGCTTCGGCAACCAAGTGCCACACCTGCATTGGCATGTGATTGCCCGCTTTGAAAACGATGCGTTTTTCCCCGATTCGATTTGGACCGTGCCACGCCGCGAAGCCGTGCCCACGCTGCCGGCAAACTGGCAGCGGCAAGTGGCCGATTTGCTGGCTGCCGAAGCGCAGGCCGGTGATATAGACGGGCTGGTATAA
- a CDS encoding LD-carboxypeptidase, which translates to MLLPHLSRRRFLSASATLAGAGVLQACSAPAMPVLPTNQSSTGSGNAPARPVRSGGGTTLRVVAPSGFAPKPEQAQAGLLRLYNAGFTITNQQAVERRSQRFAGTDAERIADFQDVALGKVPTPQVLMGMRGGYGAVRLLPHIDWPSLGARMRKHGTQLFGFSDVCAIQLALLAQGNMCSFAGPMLYSGFGKAQPSVYTMQAFIDGSTRADLSIQVSEVQAANVPTLHGTMWGGNLSVIASLAGSAYLPQPEGGILFLEDVGEQPYRLERMLQTLHLTGILKRQQAIVLGNFRMGSARDVYDGGYDLSSVIRTLRRISGIPVLTGFPFGHISDIATFPLGVQTTICGNSTGGYSASFGGHPVLNPAALTLNNLLPPLPSFDSPAAAEDNIEASE; encoded by the coding sequence ATGCTCCTCCCCCATCTTTCCCGCCGCCGTTTTCTCAGCGCCTCCGCCACCCTGGCCGGAGCAGGCGTGTTGCAGGCGTGCAGTGCTCCCGCCATGCCCGTGCTGCCGACCAACCAGAGCAGCACAGGCAGCGGCAATGCGCCGGCCCGCCCCGTCCGCAGCGGCGGCGGCACCACCTTGCGCGTGGTGGCCCCTTCCGGCTTCGCGCCCAAGCCCGAACAGGCGCAGGCCGGGCTGTTGCGCCTGTATAACGCCGGTTTCACCATCACCAACCAGCAGGCCGTGGAGCGCCGCAGCCAGCGGTTTGCCGGCACCGACGCCGAACGCATCGCCGATTTCCAAGACGTGGCTTTGGGCAAAGTGCCCACCCCGCAAGTGCTGATGGGCATGCGCGGCGGCTACGGCGCAGTGCGCCTGCTGCCCCATATCGACTGGCCCTCGCTCGGCGCACGCATGCGCAAACACGGCACCCAGCTTTTTGGTTTCAGCGACGTGTGCGCCATCCAGCTCGCCCTGCTGGCTCAAGGCAATATGTGCAGCTTCGCCGGCCCCATGCTTTATAGCGGCTTCGGCAAAGCCCAGCCCTCGGTATACACCATGCAAGCCTTTATCGACGGCAGCACCCGCGCCGATTTGAGCATTCAAGTATCGGAAGTACAGGCCGCCAACGTGCCCACCCTGCACGGCACGATGTGGGGCGGCAATCTCAGCGTGATTGCCTCATTGGCCGGCTCGGCCTACCTGCCGCAGCCCGAAGGCGGCATCCTCTTCCTAGAAGACGTGGGCGAACAGCCCTACCGCCTCGAGCGCATGCTGCAAACCCTGCATCTGACCGGCATCCTCAAACGCCAGCAGGCCATCGTGCTCGGCAACTTCCGCATGGGCAGCGCGCGCGACGTATACGACGGCGGCTACGACCTCTCCAGCGTGATCCGCACCCTGCGCCGCATCAGCGGCATCCCCGTGCTCACCGGCTTCCCCTTCGGCCACATCAGCGACATTGCCACCTTCCCGCTGGGCGTGCAAACCACCATCTGCGGCAACAGCACCGGCGGCTACAGCGCCTCCTTCGGCGGCCACCCCGTGCTCAACCCCGCCGCCCTCACGCTCAACAACCTGCTGCCGCCCCTGCCCTCGTTCGACAGCCCGGCCGCGGCGGAAGACAACATCGAAGCCAGCGAATAG